GAGTGAAAAACATTTGGAGCAACCTACCAAGTCGGATGATATCATCGGAATATGCAGTTAGGTTAGAGTGGAATGAATCATACATCAGAGCCATCAGTTCATAAGTGTGTTTCAATTAACCAAACCTTGGCCTCAATGTTTTTCAATGCTAGATggagtgtcagctgtggctcagcagGTATCTTCCTCATCTCTGAATCAAAAGATTCTGAGTTCAAgttccattccagagacttgagcacaattttttttatttcaaaaataaactttattcataataaaaatatatacaaagaaataaacaaagtgcaaagctctttacattcCTAGTGTCATTTAGTCAATGCTAAACACCACTTTCGTAGTGCTAGCACATTTTTATTctgtacatagcaccattgccactcatgtggccccctggggtccTACATCCTTCCCTAGCTTGAGGGGCTCCCCTGCCTCTCAACGTTCAGTAACGGAAGATCCCTACACCGTAGCGGAAGTTCCCTacggagcctttgcattggctccatcaagcttcagtgcatccctcagcatgtactcctgcagcacAAAGAAAGGTTGAAACCCTACTTTGGTGCAGGACAGgagagtgcagcactgtcagggGTACTGTCTTTCACCAAAGCCAAAGACATCATTACAGCACTTCTGTTCTCCTGCCAATTTTAATCTCCCACTtaccatcactgaaacagattttcTGATCATTTTCACATTCCAGTATTTGGAAACTTGGAAGCAGATTGACTGCTGTCAATATACAAAAATGACACACTTTAAAAGTATTTCGTTGGTTTATTCACTTGGGGATATCTTGTGGTCATAAAAAGTCCTGTAGAAATGCAAGGTCTTCTTATGTTCAGTTTCATTTTATAAAACTGCACAGTTCGAGCCAAAGAATCTCACTTGTATCTATATCCACTACTTTTGAGGATTCTGGATGATTGTTCCTGGAAATAATGGATGCAGCCtgctttttttccttggaatCATCATTACTGCATTGGAAGGTTTATTCCATGCAGCATCTTTACTGTTCATATATCACCCCTCAATAATCCTTGTGTCAGTCACCCAGATGGCTATATTCATCAGAATATCCGGACTGAATTTCATACAGATCTTAAAATGTGACTATTGCACAGATGTCATGGAATGTTTTTTGTTACTCTTTACCAAATCATTCTGTTCATATGGCTTCTGTTTAACAGATGTTGTGTGAATAGTATGATCACACCTTTAATCAAAAAGACCATTATGATAAAGGTTATATAGCAAAGCTCCTTCTCATTGCCATTTTTTGGTTAGCCATGTGACAAAACTCTCTATAGTAACAGAATATGTTATGATAAACTGTTTCCATGGTCACAcaatttcccatcaactctgctgaGTGTGATTTATCCTTGATAAAGCAACAACCTCAGTATACCCTACTCTAACAAATCCTTCCCTCCATGTTAAGTAGAAACATTGTGCAAGAGAGGTCAAGATTAAACCAAGTTAATGCACACCTGACTGGAATCAATTTCTCTTTGCCATCtcttggtggcacagtggtgcagctagtaaaccCACTGCCTCACTGCACGAGAGACCCgcattcaatcctaacctcaggtggtgtgtgtgtatggattttgcacattctctctgtgaccacaaaggtttcctctgggagctccagtttcctcccacatcccaaagacgtgagttgaaaggttaattggccactgtaaattgctcctagtgtgtaggtgagtggtaaaatctgggagaaattgagaatatggggagaataaaatgggattattataagattagtgtaaatgggtgtttaatggtaGCTGCAGACTCGGGCTGTGAAGCACTCTGGAATCCTTCACCAGGTGAAAGGATTGATACGAATATAAGTTGTAcaagagcaaaatactgcagaagttggaaatctgaagtagaaacagaaagtgctggaaataatgaagaattagccaaaatctgtggagagagaaacagagttaatgtttcagtttgatgactttCCATGAATCctggtgaaaggccattgacttgaaactttaactcagAGTTCCTCagaagaagctgcctgacctgtgaagtatatccagcattttccaaaGATACAGGATGTTATTGTCGAAAATTATCTTGGCATGATTGATGGcatattgcttttttttactgGAATGATGAAAGTTAAACGTTTTATTTAGCCAGGTGAGTGTAAGATGGGCAGATGAACTTTCACTCTAATTGCTAAATGAAACAACGAGTATTTGCCTGATTTAGATTTCCAAGGTTCAGTATTCGATGAGGTTAGTGTAGTAATAAACATCTATCCCCAGAGAGGTTTAATAGATTGTGTCAATATACAGAAGCAAGCAATGTCATTAAACCTTCCTTAGCCAGGTGAGTGTAAGATGGGCAGATGAACTTTCACTCTAATTGCTAAATGAAACAACGAGTATTTGCCTGATTTAGATTTCCAAGGTTCAGTATTCGATGAGGTTAGTGTAGTAATAAACATCTATCCCCAGAGAGGTTTAATAGATTGTGTCAATATACAGAAGCAAGCAATGTCATTAAACCTTCCTTAAAACCTGACCTTGATACATCTTATCTTCCAAACCTTTCTGAATGAGGGATAATATGAATACACTGGTACACCCCCTCCCAGATACCCAAAGGAAAAAAGCTATTATGTAATTATAcatcatgttttatttttctcagatCATTACTTTTTGGGGCGTGGGGTGAATCAGGGAATATGATGGCTGGCTTGGAATACAGAGTGGCTGTTCAAGGTAAGTCCTTGTTGTATTGAATAACAGACCAAACTCAAGAGCCAGAATGGTCCAATTCCCCTCTCAAATATTTTGCAATTAGGATTAATTTTTGAATGCATCACCTGTATTACATTGGTGGCTAGAGCTTGAATACAGCCAAATCTTACACAGTAATGACCAAATTGTGGTAGAGTGTTGGCcaagaaagtgggagaattcccCTCCTACCTTCATTTGGTTTCAAGGGATATTTACATCCATAGCTACAAATGGTAATTCCCAGACCTGCTTTGTCACTGTTTCTCAATTTCCCAAGGATCGCCTTTGATCCTGCCTTTTTCTTATCCATTCACAGCCCGTCAATGGCATTATCCTCAGATTTGGGGTCACTTTCATACATCAAATGATTCCCTCCAGCTAAACTCCTCTGCTGCCTCATTGTCATCCAACAACCAATCTTGGATGAACCACAAATACCTGCAACATACGGGGTACAACAAGTGATCAGGAAAGCCACTGGAATGGTGGCCTTTATAATAACAGGAATAAAGATGCCTTATGGCACATATAGAGGGTATTGTAAAAATTTTGGTCTCTTTCCTAATAAAAGATATTTTTGCTGTTAAGTTGCAGTGAAGATCCATTAATCCTAGAATAGCAGATTTTTTGTAAGAGAGATTGAGTGGACTAGCCTTGTAtactctagaatttagaagaaatcAGAGGAGTCTTTAGCGCATATAAAATTTTTACAGGGCTTGAGAGGATAAAGGCAGGGAGGAGGTTTCccctggttgaggagtctagtaccaggggttacagtctcaaaacaaAAAGCACTATTTGGAACTGAAATAacgggaaatttcttcacactgagggtggttaatctttggaattctctatcctggagtgCTGTGGTTGCTCAGTCATTGGTTTAATTCAAAAGAGAGAGCAtttggggaagggagggatattggaatagtgcaagaaaatggcattgaggtagtaatcAGCAATGATAACATGATTGGCGacattgttgaatggtggagcaggtctaAAGGGCCAGATGGCTTATGCTTGCTCCTATTTATCATGTGCTTACATTCTTTTATGAAGAGAAATTTTTAATCACGCATGCTAAACATGCAAGTAGATTATCAATTACCAATTGTACTCATCTCCTGAACATTTAGTCCCATTGACTTCATTAGAACCATGCAGTGGTACTTAAAATGTGCAGTGGTATTTAAACCAATACTCCTACACATTAAGCAAGCATAGATGCATTTCCATTCCATTTACTTTCTAGCcatttgaaacatttaagaaatatgtcACTGTCTCTAGAACACTTCTGGACATCATAATGTTTTGATAGGCATCATGTAAATCCAAGTGTCCCTTTTGTCCAGCCCTCTTCACAACTCTGAACTGTTACCATTAACTTCAACTCCTTGAGCAAAATgcgagcagctggaggaactcattgggtcaggcagcatctgtggagggaagtggacagtctgCGTTTTGGATTGACACCCTTCATATGgacctttgctccagattccagcatctgcaatctcttgtaacTCCAACTCCTTACCTGGCCTCTATTTTAGCTGAACCAGTCTGTTTTAAAAGTTTAGATTCTATTTGTTCCTGAGATTTCAATTCAGCTATCACATAGACTGTTAACTTCCAGTTTAGATGTTAACCTCATCCCGTCAACCTCTTAATCCTCACCCATGCAGACTGCCCTGATATTTTTTACAGTGAAGATACAAAATCATCGAAAGTTGATGCTGAACAACTCCAAAATATAGCACCACTGATGATCCAGCACTCTCTCAATAATACATCCATGGGCCATCATTGGATCatagaagcagaaataaaaacaggaatgttggaaatactcagcaggtcagtcagcatctcctgagaaagaagcagagtcaaAGTTTCGTTAAGCCGAaattttaattccatctgcctagaTTATTTATTAAAGTCGATATCGTGACTTCGACAACAACAACCTGTATTTATATACTGTAGTATATTTCACATGGCAACGTACTTTACAAGACAGTTATCAAACAGAAGTTGACACTGGGTGGAGAATTTCAGGGTTTAAAGTCCCAGCAGTGAAGTTATAGCCATTAGACTATTGTAATTAAAAGGTCAGAGGAACAAAAGAGGTCAgagcagggataggccatttGTCGCTTTGAATCTGGTCTACCATTGATCAAAATCCTGGCTAATCTTCAACTCAGCATCATTCCCTTACAAtatcccatatctcttgattcccttaatatgcaGAAATCTATTGATGTCTGTTTTCAGTGAACTCAATGACcgtttactcaatctctccttatacttcAAACTcaacatcccaggaaccattagtgaatctccactgcagtCCCTCTATGACAAGTATtttttaggtagggagaccaaaactgtacacaatactccaggtgcagtttcaccaaagCCTATTATAATTACAGTAAGAAATCTTTTACTCCCATATTCAAACCCTTTCGTAAGAAAGACcaaaatacaatttgccttcctgattgcttATTCCACTGGTATTTTGGTTTCAGTGACTTGTATTCAAggagtccctttgaacatcaatattacCCAGTCTCTCAgcattttaaagaaaatctgTTTTTCAATTTTGTGAGCCAAAATAGATAATTTCACTCTTTTCCACTTGCCATGTTCTTGCTCACTcattcagcttgtctatatcaccttgaagcctctttacatcctcctccctattcACGATCCGACTTAGTTTTGTATCACAAACAAATTTGAAATATGACTTTTAGTCCCCTCAGAAATATTGTTGAGATACAtcatgaatagctggggcccaagcaccaattcctgcagtacACCATGATCACAGCCTGCCGGCCCAAGAAAGAtttatttattcccactctttgttttcATCCCataactaattctcaatccatgtcagtagaTTAGTCCCAATTTTGTATGTTCTGACCTTGCTGACCAACCTCTCGTGTGGGATTTttttcaaaagccttctgaaaacccaaatacatcacatccactagtGTCCACTTATCTCTCCAACTAGTCATATCTTCAGAGATTCCAGTAGATTAATttaacatgattttcctttcataaatccatgccgaGTCTGCTCAATCCCGTAATTCTTTTCACTCCCTCACTATATTTGAGAATGATCAAGATTCCAGAATTGGAATTGAATTTTCTGGAGGCTGGGAGGTAAGTCAGGAGTGTATTGGAATTAAGTTTTGAGGTAACAAAGGTGTGAGATTCAGCTGCAGACGATCTGAGGTGGAAGTGATTCAAGTGACCTTACAAAGATGGAAAGAGGTAGTCTTAGTAATTTCTTTGAATTATTGTAATTTCATTAGAGTTCCttcccctgcctccaccaccccccccgacAAATCTCCCTCCTTTCCTCACCTTTGCATTGATTGCCCTCTTCACCTATATCCTTCTTAGAAATTCTTTCACAATAGCTGTTGAAGCAAACTCATGAGCAAATGCATTCAACTACAGGGGTACCCAACATTTATGGTAAATGCAACAAGAGTCACAGGTGTCAGATGCACAGATATCACATGTTTGGACTTCACTTGACCAACCTTTCATGATTCCCATCAACCAAAATGGCCTAATCTATACCTTGTCCCAGTGGGTGGATTACAACTCCCAGAATTCAGTGCCTCTTTTAATGCCTCCGACTCTGGATAACCTGTTTATGTACAGAAAGATGCCACACGTCCAATGAATGGCAAATCTCGCTGTCCATTATAATATTTTTCACTGTTGGAAATCCTGCTGTtgatttgtgcagagcaagcttccacaaacagcagtgagataatgaCCACATGAATTGTACTTTTAGGATTTTGATTGAGGGATAGATATTGCACAGGACGCTGGGGATAATACCTCAATTCCTCCTCAGTAGAGTGCCACGGATCTTTCACATTCACCAAGAGAGCACAGAAGGCCGGGTGCTAACATGTCATTGAAAAGACAGGAGCTccaacagctcagcacatcctcAGCAGTGGACTGCATTCGAGACTGTCTCCGGAATGGGACTTGAGTATGCAAGTTACGGATTCAGAGGTGCATGTGCTACCCATTGAGCCAAGCATACTTAAACTGTTTCAAAAAATACCTCAACTTATCCATTAGTACCAATGACACCAACTCTGAAACGTTTGTGCTTAAATGACTCTGAAGTAATGGTAACGTTTTCTGGGATTAATATGTAAAATCTCTGACAGATAAGACATGATCTGCACCAACAAAATACATTCCACCCTCTTGCAAGCTCTTCCTTCGGGAGCTCTTTGTATATTGGAATACAGTGCAAACCTGGGAATACAGTGACAGTGGGAACGAGATAATTAAGATGATAAAAGTCGGGCAACACGAGAGAACTGTATatttgtggtgggggggagggggcattTGCATTAATTTGCAGAACCGAAAATGATATAATATTGACGCAGTTGGTAGCTTCGAGTTGCTATCGGTCTCATGTGGGCAGACCACTCCAGTACTAGCTGCGTTTACAATGGAGAGGTGCACATTCTCAAATGCAAAAATGATTTCATTGTGCGGGAACGGATGTTTGGCAAGGACATTGGTTTGTCTCCAGCTGCGTGGCATTTtgaagaattgaaagaaaaaatgcCAGATTTGAAAAAATGTTCCCACGGTGCGGCAGCTTTAAGCGAAGCTCACGTTACACGACTGTGTTGCAGGATTGTATAAAAACAGGAGGGAGGGTGGTGTAGCGATTGCAGCCGCCGGATCTCATGCATtgcacagagagaggggagacccGCGGACTCGCAGCTCGTTCTCAGCACCTCCCTGATACCATGCAGCGTACAGGGAGAGGGGAATGTTGACCATCCAACTCCTGGCTGTGGCTCTGATCGCCACCACCAGCCTCCCGTCTTGCAGGGGCTGGAGTGGAGAGGACTTCTTCCTGCAATCCAACGGCACTTCTCTCAACTTCTCGTTGGCTGCCTTGGAGTTGGGCTCTGCCCCTGAGGCTGTCAAAGCTGACGGTCCCATCGCCCAGAGCAACCAGTGCAACCTTACCGTCTTGAGACTGGTGTCCACCTCGCTGCTGGCCCGTTGGGAGAGATCACTGGGTTTCCACTGCGACGTGCTTCTCTTCACCACCAACACCAATGCCAGGTCGTTCTTCTCGGCGGCTTTCAACAGGGTCTTCCCCCCTCTCATCATCGACCATGTGGGGGTCGGAGGCGGGGGGCAGCAGGAATTCAAACTCTGCGTAGGGTGCGGGGGAAGCCAACGCAAGAGGAGGACACCGCTCCAAGGGCAGCAGGTCAACTTCTGTTGCCTGGACTTCAGCTTGGAGGAGCTGAGCTGGGACAAGGGCTGGAGACTCAACCGCAAGCCCATCGAATCCACCCTGGTGGCTTGTTTCATGACCATGGTGATCATCATTTGGAGCGTGGCTGCACTGATCTGGCCGGTGCCCATCATTGCAGGCTTCCTACCCAACGGTATGGAGCAGAGGAGAGGCTGACGTTCGCCAGCTTGCCCCCTGGACTATGGCCGGACGGACAACCTGAAATTCACCGAGCTCTCCTATCCACCGAGTCACTCCAAGGGAACAGAGTACCGGGTGTCTCTCTTTGACTGCAACCACACATCTGTGGCAACGCACACACCTTGGTGGAACTATCTCGATGAGAGTAAACGTCCGGAGAGAATTGAGCAGCAGCGGATGGGAAGGTGTCTGTACAGAGTCTTTGGTCATGCAACCTGTAGCCCAATTGTCTTTCTTTTGTACTCGCACTTAGATCTGCAAGTTTGACTTATCATAGCGACGGGGTTTTTGGAAGGGTCGGACCAACCTTTCTAGCAGTTTAAACACCAAGAGTACACATATACACGTTTATGTTCTGGAGGATACAGGTAATAAGTGTAAGCTTTGAGTACTGTGGCGTACAATCGATTTGCTGCTTCTTGTCCTCCCGAGATTTGGGTAACAGCATGGtgactttcatttgtatatttctCAGACTCCGAGCAATGCTTGTCAGagaatttgccttttttttgcattatttcattttctgGTCAAGCAATTCTATCTCAGTGCAATCCCCACAACTGCCTGGTTACTGATCATTCAAGCAACAGACCCAATGTTACGTAATTACCACAAGGGACTGGGATCAGTAGTCTGCAAAACGTgtaccccctccccgcccccattCATCAGTTAATTTGCGTTTACTTTCTCCTTGTACCTGTACACGTTTCTTCTCACCCCATTGCAATGGATGGAGGAGCATGTTGGGCTTGTTAATAGTCGCCCTTTGGATCTCATCAATAAAAAGTGTTTCATTGAAATTTGTAAAGAGAAGAAATTTGGGCGGAGCATTTGAAGTTGTATAAATGTGTTTGAATTTTTTTggataaaagtatttaaaaacatAATACTGTGTGGATTATTGACCCTACTTTACAACGACAACTTCCGTTTATGTAGTGCTGCAAAATCTCCCAAGATGCTTGATGCTTcataggaacattatcaaacacaaTTTAAAGCTTTCTGGTCACTAAGTGAGTGTCCCAGTACTGCTACAAAatgatttgtttctccaatgaATTTGTGGGTTGTGAGAAATCTTCCCCATTCTGTATTTACAGTGCCCTTCCTGATGGTATGTTACATAAAAACAAGGCTGTGGTCTACCTGTATGTTGGGCCATTGTATCCAGGAATATCTAAGCACACCTCCCCTTTGTCACCCACTCCACCTTCACCATTCCCTGTCCCCACCCTGGCTGTTTGTGTGAAGAATGGGGTTAGAAAATCTCAGAAGTTGGTAGTAAATGTGTAACAGTTTGAGgcaatagatttaaggtgatttaCAAAAGAACCAAGGACATAGTGAGTTGATGTAATCAGCGACAAGCTGGCAGATTCAACAGGAGCAGTCAAAGACgagttggataaatatttaaagagataGAAAGTTGTAGTTTTGTGAGAATGGGTTGGGAATGGGACCAATTGAACTGATTTTGCAAGGAGCTGATATAGGTaggatggaccaaatagcctccttctgtgcgaAATTGTGATTGAGCCTGTGTATTACTGATCTATGAATACAAGGGTGCGGTTGTTGGAATTAAACCAGCGTTCCCATCCTTACTCAAAAGTGGAAGGTGATTAAATGCCTCATTTGCTTGCATGGGGCTTAAGTAACTGCTGACAGAGCTGCGCAGAAAAGGAACGCACACCACCACATGACTGCTGACTGGGCACCCACCTGCCATGAAAGATGTATGAAGAAAAAAATCCCACTGCGATCTGTTATGGTGGAATTGTAGGTTTCACAGCTGCAATCGGTTTCAGGAATGCTAGGCTTGGCCTCCACTTGATGTTTGCTTCTCCAGCTGGAAGGATGAGGTAAAAAGCACATGCAGCAACATTCCCAAAGTTAATCCTAAACACAAAATCCTAACCAACTGGAAAGCATTGACGGAAAGTACATGTGAACTATTGGAATTCCTTTGTGTTTAAGAAGAAAAGCAAACTGTGGGAAACATGGTTGCAAGAACATGCTTTTGCCCTTTCTTTGTGTTAGTTGGCTTTCCACGGTAATATTTTTGCATTTAGTCACAATTACCCTGGTAGAAATGTGGTATTCTCTTCTGGAAATAGCAATTATTAGTCTTAAATCAAAGATTAATAGGCTTTTGGTAACAAATACTGGAATGGGTTTGAGGACATAATGGACTTCTACCTATCCCCATGTTCTTCTATAAACTTAACTCATCACAGAAGGCAGTCTACTGCATAAGATACAGGACCAGCAAAAGGACGTATGGCCCCTTAAACCTACTTTGCTAAATAGCATCATACTAGAACTGTTAATTGCAAGTTCACTTTACCAGTCCATCTCCACATCCTATGATTTCCCCGGTGCTCAGAAATGTATTGATCTCGGTCATGATTATATCCACAGCTTTGGGATAGAGAAATTCCATAATTGCTGCCTTGTTTTCCTGGAAGACTTAATTGTTCTCCCATTTTACTTAACAAAAGCATGCTGAATAAGTTTTCTGAATGTGCTTATGCTTCATTTCCTGAATGGCAGTGAAGCAAATGTTTATTGCATCACATCTGCTATCACTTATTGTGCCGTGTTAACACTATATGTGTATGTCAATTGCATACCCAAATAGAGCAAGTGATTTGGTATATTGTTTGTGTCCCTCAATCAACATAACTAAAAGCCA
This genomic interval from Pristis pectinata isolate sPriPec2 chromosome 5, sPriPec2.1.pri, whole genome shotgun sequence contains the following:
- the LOC127570818 gene encoding transmembrane protein 158 — encoded protein: MLTIQLLAVALIATTSLPSCRGWSGEDFFLQSNGTSLNFSLAALELGSAPEAVKADGPIAQSNQCNLTVLRLVSTSLLARWERSLGFHCDVLLFTTNTNARSFFSAAFNRVFPPLIIDHVGVGGGGQQEFKLCVGCGGSQRKRRTPLQGQQVNFCCLDFSLEELSWDKGWRLNRKPIESTLVACFMTMVIIIWSVAALIWPVPIIAGFLPNGMEQRRG